A single Zootoca vivipara chromosome 1, rZooViv1.1, whole genome shotgun sequence DNA region contains:
- the KCNA4 gene encoding potassium voltage-gated channel subfamily A member 4: MEVAMVSADSSGCNSHMPYGYAAQARARERERLAQSRAAAAAAVAAATAAVETGVSGGGGPQHHYHQEQSRGASSSSCGGNTSRSSYHQSRRKKQRRKKAYCLGSREFGASFPCSELLPLSGSEEKILKDLSEEDEEEEEEEDDDGEDEEDEERKFYCTDEGGEDEYSFSDQLPDDGAGPGGYTSVRYSEYECCERVVINVSGLRFETQLKTLAQFPETLLGDPAKRGRYFDPLRNEYFFDRNRPSFDAILYYYQSGGRLKRPVNVPFDIFSEEVKFYELGEEAMLKFREDEGFVKEEDDKVLPENEFKKQVWLLFEYPESSSPARIIAIVSVLVILISIVIFCLETLPEFRDEKELILTYNVENVNETLQMLGGGHTIFNDPFFIIETVCIIWFSFEFTVRFFACPSKAVFFKNIMNIIDIVSILPYFITLGTDLAQQQGSNGQQAMSFAILRIIRLVRVFRIFKLSRHSKGLQILGHTLRASMRELGLLIFFLFIGVILFSSAVYFAEADESLTHFHSIPDAFWWAVVTMTTVGYGDMKPITVGGKIVGSLCAIAGVLTIALPVPVIVSNFNYFYHRETENEENTQLTQNAVSCPYLPTILKKIRSSSSSSMEEKSEYLEMEEGVKESLCVKEKKCQVTGNGSETAKQNCVNAKSVETDV, from the coding sequence ATGGAGGTTGCAATGGTAAGTGCAGACAGCTCTGGGTGCAACAGCCACATGCCCTATGGATATGCCGCCCAAGCAAGAGCCAGGGAAAGAGAGCGGCTGGCACAGtccagggcggcggcggcggcagctgtaGCGGCTGCAACGGCTGCCGTAGAAACGGGGGtctctggaggaggaggacctCAGCACCACTATCACCAGGAACAGAGTCGTggggcctcctcttcctcctgtggCGGGAACACATCACGGAGCAGTTATCATCAGAGcaggaggaaaaagcaaaggaggaaaaaagcCTACTGCCTTGGCAGCAGGGAGTTTGGTGCCTCTTTCCCTTGCTCTGAGTTGCTGCCCCTGAGTGgctcagaggagaagatcctgaaGGACCTGAGTGAGGAGgacgaagaggaagaagaggaggaagatgatgatgGGGAGGATGAAGAAGACGAGGAAAGGAAGTTCTACTGCACTGATGAAGGAGGTGAAGATGAGTATTCGTTTTCCGATCAGCTTCCTGATGACGGTGCTGGGCCTGGCGGCTACACTTCTGTCCGCTACAGCGAATATGAATGCTGCGAACGAGTTGTCATCAATGTTTCTGGCCTGCGGTTTGAGACTCAACTGAAGACCTTGGCTCAGTTCCCCGAAACACTGCTGGGTGACCCGGCAAAGCGGGGCAGGTACTTTGACCCTCTCCGGAATGAGTATTTCTTTGACAGGAACCGCCCCAGCTTTGATGCAATTTTATATTACTATCAGTCCGGAGGACGTCTGAAAAGGCCTGTCAATGTCCCCTTTGACATTTTCAGCGAGGAGGTGAAATTCTACGAACTCGGGGAGGAGGCCATGCTGAAGTTCAGAGAGGATGAAGGCTTCGTCAAGGAAGAAGATGACAAGGTACTGCCTGAAAACGAATTCAAGAAGCAGGTGTGGCTGCTCTTCGAGTACCCTGAAAGCTCCAGCCCTGCCCGAATTATTGCCATCGTCTCGGTTTTGGTCATTTTGATCTCCATCGTCATTTTCTGCCTGGAGACGCTGCCGGAGTTCAGAGATGAGAAGGAGCTGATCTTGACCTACAATGTGGAGAATGTGAATGAGACGCTGCAGATGCTGGGTGGGGGACATACGATTTTCAACGACCCCTTCTTCATTATTGAGACCGTTTGCATCATTTGGTTCTCGTTTGAGTTTACAGTGCGCTTCTTTGCTTGCCCCAGCAAAGCAGTCTTCTTCAAGAACATCATGAACATCATAGACATTGTTTCCATTTTGCCTTACTTCATCACCCTGGGTACAGACTTGGCCCAGCAGCAGGGCAGCAACGGCCAGCAGGCCATGTCTTTCGCCATCCTGAGGATCATCCGTCTCGTCCGAGTGTTTCGCATCTTCAAGCTCTCCAGACACTCCAAGGGTTTGCAGATCCTGGGCCACACTCTCAGGGCCAGCATGAGGGAACTGGGCCTCCTGATCTTCTTCCTTTTTATTGGCGTCATTTTGTTTTCCAGTGCTGTTTATTTTGCAGAAGCTGATGAATCTCTCACTCATTTTCACAGCATCCCAGATGCCTTTTGGTGGGCTGTTGTGACCATGACTACAGTTGGTTATGGGGACATGAAGCCCATCACTGTTGGTGGGAAAATAGTCGGGTCCCTATGTGCCATTGCAGGTGTGTTAACCATTGCTTTACCAGTGCCAGTGATTGTCTCCAACTTTAACTATTTTTATCACAGAGAGACCGAAAATGAGGAAAATACCCAGCTGACACAAAACGCAGTCAGCTGTCCGTACCTTCCGACGATACTCAAGAAAATCCGAAGTTCGTCATCTTCGTCCATGGAGGAGAAATCAGAGTATTTGGAGATGGAGGAAGGGGTTAAAGAGTCTCTTTGTGTGAAGGAGAAAAAGTGTCAGGTCACAGGAAACGGCAGTGAGACAGCAAAACAGAACTGTGTTAATGCAAAATCTGTGGAAACGGATGTTTAA